The DNA segment TAGTGTATGTTATTTGTTGAATATAGGTGATAGCATaagttaaattaattataaactagaGCTAGAGGTAAGCTTTACAAACTAAATATCTTAAATTAAGTAAGACAAacagaatatataaaatataatcttaatAATTCTAGAAATAGACGAGAATATAGTTTGATTGGACGGACAAAAAGTCTTTTAAGTAAAAACTTTAGATATAttgaatcaattattcaataagatggaaAGATCGATGAAAATATTCTTTATAGAGTAAAAACAAGATAGTCAAAATGACGAGGGATGTCAGAAGTTTTGTATGATTATCAAATATCTTtaggattaaaagaaaaattttataagataattatCAGACCAATAATGCATTGTAGATCTAAGTATTAGGTagttaaaaaataacatatataaaaaaattatgttaccGAGATAAAAATGTTAAGATAGATGTACGGAGTCATTAAGaacgataaaaaaaatatttttattcataaataaCTATGTATCGTTTCGATAAAAGATAAGATGagataaaatcatttaagatgatataaaGATATGATTTGAAAACTTTAGGATGTTATATTCAGAAGAAGacgtgaaataattaatattagtaatacgaaaagaaatagaagaagatttacaaaaaattaataaaaatcataaataaatattaaaatattctaaatttagttaaacatatgactttttacgtATCTCGATCACCCTAAAAGATTGATCTCAAATAATCAAGATTTactattttattattgttatcgtCTTATTACCCTCGTGACGTAATTATGACACCTTATCGGTCCTTATCCTTCGACAAGTTTTTTGCATCATGTGAAAGGACAGAATTCTCAATACACTTGGAGAAATGCATGGgttctatatatatatctatcatcCTATCAATGGTCCCCCGTTCCAGAACAAAGACTGATCGAGCTAACCTTCCTTCTTATCATGCCAATCCACAGACCATACAATTTATTCCACTCATCTGCCACGAGATTAGAAATTTGCACAACATTCATGCCTCGGTTCATTGGCAAAAAGTCACTGAGAATCGAGTGTAGCTTTCAACTAGctagaagaagaaggaagtaatgtagagagagagagagagagagagagagagagatcaaaggTAATGACTTGACCACGGTTGCTTTGCATTTATAAGACAGGGAGGCTCATAGTCTTTGTCACATACGAAGAAGGAACGGAAGAAGGAAGCTTAGAGGAACAGCGGAGAGAAAGAGAATATGGAGGAGAAGCGGGAGAAGGCCGGGCTGCAACAAGGGATCACagtagaagaggaggaagggaagGACGTGGTGCTTCCGGGATTCCGGTTTCATCCCACCGATGAAGAGCTCGTCGGCTTTTACCTGCGGAGGAAAGTTGCGAAGAAGGCCTTCAGCATAGACATCATCAAAGAGATCGATATCTACAAGCATGATCCTTGGGATCTTCCAAGTAAGTTAGATTCTCTTGTCTCCTGTGCTATGAGTAAGAACGTGTACCGATTAAGTCACGATTAGGGCTTTCCATCGCTGAAGAAGAAGTATCACTCGATGGCATTTAGATTAGCTATTCGCATTCATTTTGACCAACGTTTGATCGATCCCCCTCAAACCTCGCAGAAGTCATGAGCTCTGCCGGAGAGAAGGAATGGTACTTCTTTTGCCTGAGAGGTAGGAAGTACAGGAACAGCATCAGGCCGAACAGGGTCACCGGATCCGGATTCTGGAAGGCCACCGGCATCGACAGGTCCATATGCTCCGCCGGTCGCTGCATCGGCCTCAAGAAGTCCCTCGTTTACTACACAGGCAGCGCCGGGAAAGGCACCAAGACGGACTGGATGATGCACGAGTTCCGCCTTCCTTGCACCAACACCGACAACACTTGCCCTACCATGCAAGAAGCTGTgagttcccttcccttcccttcttctCAGGACGTACTCGTGTTGTCGTCGTCCGTCTCCAACACGCTCTAAACCTTCATCATCTGTTGCAGGAGATTTGGACGATATGCCGAATCTTTCAGCGGAGTATTGCCGCCCCCAAGAGAAGCTGGAGGGATTCGATCAGCAAGAAAAAATCTGATGACGGGAACGACGAGTTCAGGTTCGATGCCTCCTCGGACTGCCAAACGCATGAAAGCCAGCGGAACTCGGTGGCGCAGGCTCCCATGGCGGCGTTGCACTCCGACGTGGGACCGACTCCCTACGCGAATGACTTCTTCCCGGATGGCAACTGGGACGAGCTTGGAAGGATGGTGGAGTTCATGACAGTTCAAAATGTGTTCTCTTACTGTAAATAACAACATGGAATGCTGACAAGAAGAAGTAGATGCAACTTCAACATGATACGAGGCATCTTATACATGCAGGAGGAGGTCGAGTAGCTGCTGGTTTTTGGCCTGAGGAAATCTTCCTTGTTTGATGCCAAGAACAAGAAATGGCTTCTTGGCATGACTTGTACCTGAAGCAACAAGAACAAGTTTGACGTGGTTTCGTTGACTGACTTGTAGAAAAACTGAAGAGAGAGATCTTCTCGAAGCCTATAATTTCATGAAACTTGTAGATATCTATTTGCTTGTCCCGATCGAGGCTTCCATAATGTGGCTTATAATAATGTATATGTTGCTTTCGCTATCATAGACTTAAAAGCATAACCTTTTAAAGCGTTTATGATGGATGTCTTCGTTTGACCTAATCAAATACAGCGACTGAAGCCACGGATTCAAATTCCACATAAGCTGGATTTGAACCCAATCAGATTAGTCGGTCAAAATTAGAACATGACATTTTTGTTTCACAATCAATGGGATCTGAGATCATTTCAAACTAAATATATTGGATTTGATTCGAGTTCGATCGAAAGGAATAGATTCAACAATCTTGATTAGGTTAGGGTGGCTTTTGCCATGTTCAACATAATCTTTAACTTGTtctaagtgtatatatatatacatatatatatgtatatgtatgtatatatatgtatgtatatgtatatatatatgtatatgtatatatatatatatatatatatatatatatatatatatatatatatatatatatatatatatatatatatatatgtgtatatatatatgtgtatatatatatatgtgtatatatatatatatgtatatatatatatgtgtatatatatatatatgtatatatatatatgtatatatatatatatatatgtatatatatatgtatatatatatatatgtatatatatatacatatatgtatatatatatatatatatatatatatatatatatatatatatatatatatacatatatgtatgtatatatatatgtatatatatatatacatatatgtatgtatatatatatgtatatatatatatatatacatatatgtatgtatatatatatgtatatatatatatacatatatgtatgtatatatatatgtatatatatatatatacatatatgtatgtatatatatatgtatatatatatatatacatatatatatgtatatatatatgtatatatatatatatacatacatgtatgtatatatatatatacatacatgtatgtatatatatatatatatatatatatatatacatacatgtatgtatatatatatatatatatatatatatatatacatacatgtatgtatatatatatatatatatatatatatatatatatatatatatatatatatatatatatatatatatatatatatatacatacatgtatgtatatatatatatatatatatatatatatatatatatatatatatatacatacatacatacatatatatatacatacatacatacatacatatacatatacatatatatatatatatatatacatatatatatatatacatatatatttatatacatatacatacatatatatttatatacatatacatatatatatatatacatatatatatatatatacatatatatatatatacatatatatatatatacatatatatatatatacatatatatatatacatatatatatatatacatatatatatatatacatatatatatatatatatatatatatacacatacacatacacacatatatatatatatatgtatatatatgtatatacatacatacatatatatatatatatacatatacatacatatatatatatatacatacatatatatatatatacatacatatatatatatatatatacatacatatatatatatatatatatatatacatacatacatatatatatatacatacatacatatatatatatacatacatatatatatatatacatacatatatatatatatatgtatgtatatatatatatacacacacacacacacacatatatatatatatatatatgtatgtatatatatatatatatatgtatatatatatgtatatatatatatgtatatatatatgtatgtatacatatatgtatatatttatatatatatacatatatgtatgtatatatatatacatatatgtatgtatatatatatacatatatgtatgtatatatatatacatatatgtatgtatatatatatacatatatgtatgtatatatatatacatataacatatatgtatgtatatatatatacatatatgtatgtatatatatatacatatatgtatgtatatatatatatatatatatatatacatatatgtatgtatatatatatatatatatatatacatatatgtatgtatatatatatacatatatgtatgtatatatatatacatatatgtatgtatatatatatacatatatgtatgtatatatatatatatatatatatatatatatatatacatatatgtatgtatatatatatatatatatatatatatatatatacatatatgtatgtatatatatatgtatatatatatatacatatatgtatgtatatatatatatgtatatatatatatatacatatatgtatgtatatatatatatgtatgtatatatatatatatatatgtatatgtatatatatatatatatgtatatatatatatatgtatatatatatatatatgtatatatgtatatatatgtatatatgtatatatatatatatatatgtatatatatatatatatatatgtatatatatatacatatatgtatgtatatatatatgtatatatatatatatacatatatgtatgtatatatatatgtatatatatatatatacatatatgtatgtatatatatatgtatatatatatatatacatatatgtatgtatatatatatgtatatatatatatatatacatatatatatgtatatatatatgtatatatatatgtatgtatatatatatatacatgtatgtatatatatatatacatacatgtatgtatatatatatatacatacatgtatgtatatatatatatatacatatatatatatatatacatacatatatatatatatatatatatatatatatatatatatatatatacatacatgtatatatatatatatatacatgtatgtatgtatatatatacatgtatatatatacatacatacatacatatacatatacatatatatatacatacatacatacatatacatatacatatatatatatacatatatatatatatatacatatatatatatacatatatatatatatacatatatatatatatacatatatatatatatatatatatacatatatatatatatatatatatatatatacatatacatacacatacacatacacacatatatatatgtatatatatatatatatgtatatatatatatatatatatatatatatatatatacatatatgtatgtatatatatacatgtatatatatacatacatacatatacatatacatacatacatatacatatacatatatatatatatatatatatatacatatatatatatatatatatatacatatatacatatatatacatatatacatatatatacatatatatacatatatatatatatatatatatatatatatatatatatatatatatatatatacatacacatacacatacacatacacatacacatacacatacacacacatatatatatatatatatatatacaacgagcatttttcttttaattttctaaGTTTTCTTCAAAACTCGATACATATAGACAGAGATATtcggtttggtttggtttgatcACATTAATTTCAATATAAAACATACACATCTCTGTATACATCAAGATCTTCCACATATATTACTTCCATCAACATCCATCTAAAAGGTTCAAGTTAATCACTACTAGTCATTTTTTTATCAGGCAGGCAAGTCAGACTTAACCTGGAAACCGAAACTAGAATAAAGTATTCTATGTTCAGATGCAAAAGAACCATAAAATGTAGCTGCAACGGCAGATATTTGCTACAAATGTTACATAAAGAGTGTTTAATGTACTAATCACCAGCATTTCTTTACAAGTTAGACTAATCCTTGATTGGTTTTGTACTTTTTGAGTACAAAATATGAGAAGATACTACTAATAACCTAATACACCTCTTTAATTTATTCACGGATGATCATGTCGTGGTTCTTTTTTTCCTCCTAATTGTTCTGGTAGACATGGAGGAATCTCTTCTTGTTTAGTTCTTCTGCAGGGCCACAACTGCAGAACACACAAATATCCGTCCATCTTTTTACGCATTTAAATCAAACAACAAAGACCATGAATTGTTCATCTGGATTCAAATATCAGCAAATCCAAATAGCGCCACAACCGAATTTCTTGTTTCTTTTCTCTTCTGGTTTTCCAAAGAAACCTGCATGCTCAGAATGACAACAATCAGTTGATAGGAACTTTACTCTCAGTACCTTTTTTGTATTTTGTAACACCGATGAAACAAGCAATTCTCCCACCAAAGAATTACCTCCTGTGACCTAATTATCTTTGTTCATGGTGATCTTCGCCATGGTTTCATGCCTTTCTGGTTAATCTTGAATGGCCAGCTTTTTCTACGCTTTGGTGTCTCAGAGAAGATGCCAGATGCCAAAGCCTCCTGAAGCCACAGCTCAAACTCGCCATCCTCAACAGCCATCTTAGCATCCAATCCCCAAGAATATGTAGAGGAATTGGATCGCAGCCCTGTGCTATCAAAAGCGACCATGTTCACATGAAAGCTTGGCCCATGAGTGTTGGGCCTACATGTCATTCCCTGCATATAACAGTTTTAGAGTTAGATGAAAAAGGTTAGAAGCAAAGGCAATTGTTAATTTATCAACAGTTCATTAAAGTTTCTCAAGTACATGATCACGGACATAAAAGCTAGTACACGGGACAGGAAACATGACATTTGTGATAGTTGGTCAGAAATTATAACCAAGGTTCAAAATTTTGGCTTGATACCAGTTAGACCCCTTGTTGGATCAGTATAGTACCAATATATAGGATGGTGAGCTATATGGTCTAATAACTATCCTTGGTTAGACCAGTATATACTTATCCAGATGTACCGATCCAGCTGATATCTTGATTATAATATATGTTAACAAATGGCCTCAGTAAGTTATACTAGACACCATAATAGCACCATCGAGGAAAAGGAGGATTAAAAACTTTCATCAAATGAACCATATAACATTTGTAATCTCTTTCTCTACTAGCTGGGTGACAGAACTAAAATAATCTTAAACTAGTCAGCAAATTATCTTGCAAAGTGCACACCCTGAGTTTCACCACAACTCTACTGAAAAAGAAGAGACCAGCAACATTGCCTTTGTTGGAGTACTACTACTATCTGGTAATTATCAAAGTTGTCGTTCAGATAACTGCTACCTGAGCCCAAGAATAACACAATCTAATTGCATGATGACTGCAGTTAGGAAGTATGAACAAAAAAGTTTCTTATGCGATGGCTGCTCCAAATGGCAGCTTAAAGTTGAGGCTAGATCTAACACAAAATAGTTGTTTGAGTAACACCAGAAACTTGAATAAACATTGAACTCTCAGATCCAGCTCTTTATCGATAAATCTGATAGATATCCACTGacaaaaaaagaaatatgaaATTAAAGCAAAATTCTAGTAGTATATGAATATGCAACTCCCAAAACATCTATCAATTTAAACATCAATAGGATATCATTTCACCTTAAAACAACCcatcaaaaaaaaattcaaataaaatttccAGATTTAGTAAAATTTTGAAAACAGAATGCAAGAAAATAATAGAAATCGTCGAATTCTAACCTGACAAATTGCCCACTCGGACACATCAAATACTTTGCTCTCTGCACAGACAAAAGCTCGTGGGATTTCCAACTAAAAAACAGGAAACAGAGAAGTAAAATGATTAACAACATAAAATGCAACGTCAGTGCCAATTGTCTCTAATAATAAGACTGAAGGACACCTGTAAACTACAGGTATAGTATCAAAAGAGTTTCTTTCTTTCAGAGGAGTCGAAAAAAGATTAAGCAGTGTATCTAATTCATTTTGTCGACTTGTCTGAAGCTTGAACTCGGACTCAATAGTTCCTTATTCCATTTCACGATTCATCATTCAAGCACTAAGACTGAAACAAGATCCCATATCCATATGAATAAAAACAGTCGATGAATACATTGGTATTTTTCACAGTTATAAAAATAGCTTAAAAATATTAAGCACCCATCAGTTTGTTTAACATAAGCATAATTGGTAACACTTATTAAGGCTTGGGATCATGAAAAATGCTAAAGATTGAAAAGATATCCTAAGTACCAGCAAAATAATATTTGAAGAAAGAAAATTCACATGTTCTTAAACATATAAGTCATAAGCTACCTTCTGAAGTGTCATAACAACTGGTTGGCAGCCACTTTCTACCCACCCATCTCCATCTTTGGCTTGATGATATTGGGAGCAATCCTGTTGGAACAGAATGTTATAATCAAGCTTCAAAGATCACACAGCTCTTATTGTAAATAAATATGTGAATAAGAACCATTATGATGTCAAAAACTAGGTTAGCTTCTCACCTGACACCACCTTGCCCTGGATTTACTTCTGTTGGTGCATATCCATATATGAGAATTTCCACACTTTGTGCACTGAATGCACCTAGATTCTTCAGGATGGAACTCTGCCCCTCCCTGTAACGTAATGCAATCAGATGCTTAGTTAAAAACTTCATATCTCATAAAATAATTAGTTTGAAAATTCATAGTATCAGAACAATCCAAAGTCACATGCCAAACTGAAGAACCCTGACAACACAAGTAAAGGGCCAGCATTTCATATGCTCCAGGTATATAGTCAGATTACCAACCAACACTGATCATTTGACGATGGTGGtgacaaaaaaataaatgatcaCCTGTTTTGACTAATCCCTTAAAAGATTTGAATTTAAAAATCAGGTGCAAACCCAATAAAGAAGTGTTCCAGTTATCTTTTTGAAGAACTACCACCAAAATATAGAttataatagtaaaataatagATTTATGCTAAACCAAATAATCTAGCATATTTGATGGTCAGTTGGGTGAATCAAGAAATGATATGATAAATTTTGGTAACATGTATAGAAGGCACATGATATGATGCAACTCTCTAGAATGAATGTTATCTCTATGCCAAGGCGGATGCaacatttacaatgacaaaaattaAAACCCCATTCTGTGGAAAGATACCAATATTACAATTAGCACACAAGCCAAAGTGTTATGTCCATTAGATTCAGATGCATGACAAACATTTATCACAAAGTAAACATTACATTATTATGTACTAGAAAAACTGAAAGTGCATGATATGTGAGCTGACAAGTCTTGTATTTTTATAACTACCAGTTTcaaacagttaaaagaatacaAAGTCATGCCATGTACTGTAGATTATCATGTATTATACCTGCTGAGATGTAACAGAAGACCTCTGACACTCTCTCCCATGTTCTTCCTTGCTCAATTGCTCATCATAGTTTTTCttctttgtcaaatctgaaagaaCCTGAAATTTCTTGCTTATTAGTTGTGAAATATTACCTGAACATGTTGAAAGAAAATAAATAGAAGGCACTGAATTATTGCTGTTCTACAATATTTTACTCAGGAAACCAAGAAAAGAGTATTTTCTGGGATATAATTTACCTCATATGCACACTGAAGCTTTTTAAATGATTCACAAGCTAATTGACTTCCCATATTTTTGTCAGGATGTACAAGTAAGACCTAGGAATTCACATTCACATGTTAACTTGTGACATGCTATGCATTGGATAAGGCTAGTTTTAATTGAAGAAACATCTTTATACCCAGTAGCACACCTTTTTATGGTACTCCTTCTTCAATATATTATGGTCAACACTCTTATTCCTAAGAAGGCCCAGAACTTCATAATGGTTTGAGCTGTTCATTATCCTTTCCATCTCAACCAACGAAATCGGCTCCATTATGACAACCTTGCTAGAGGAAGCATCCTTCTTTGTAT comes from the Musa acuminata AAA Group cultivar baxijiao chromosome BXJ1-10, Cavendish_Baxijiao_AAA, whole genome shotgun sequence genome and includes:
- the LOC104000395 gene encoding transcription factor JUNGBRUNNEN 1 gives rise to the protein MEEKREKAGLQQGITVEEEEGKDVVLPGFRFHPTDEELVGFYLRRKVAKKAFSIDIIKEIDIYKHDPWDLPKVMSSAGEKEWYFFCLRGRKYRNSIRPNRVTGSGFWKATGIDRSICSAGRCIGLKKSLVYYTGSAGKGTKTDWMMHEFRLPCTNTDNTCPTMQEAEIWTICRIFQRSIAAPKRSWRDSISKKKSDDGNDEFRFDASSDCQTHESQRNSVAQAPMAALHSDVGPTPYANDFFPDGNWDELGRMVEFMTVQNVFSYCK
- the LOC135595425 gene encoding uncharacterized protein LOC135595425 isoform X1, with product MGGIDLFKQVCVWVQFQKQDFVSGRVAASHAVEKLTTLIDRHWPLVYSWCTIVAMFLFRLLLRWRDCVARGLRSLFTFGTTALFVILWSCFVCLTSMTSIVYAILSLGAAATFIHYLGFTPGLSIIGPCGILIMWIYGYFWLIAMLLIAGGYVISLNHARYLILTAIGYAVYCVNAYVGLHGIFVALNLSFISHDILNNLLQRCDCTDEGTHVKEQKESKQVMEDFSVDSEYSPPTKEAEDAVYSKSFCTTTKASNLSNTKKDASSSKVVIMEPISLVEMERIMNSSNHYEVLGLLRNKSVDHNILKKEYHKKVLLVHPDKNMGSQLACESFKKLQCAYEVLSDLTKKKNYDEQLSKEEHGRECQRSSVTSQQGGAEFHPEESRCIQCTKCGNSHIWICTNRSKSRARWCQDCSQYHQAKDGDGWVESGCQPVVMTLQKLEIPRAFVCAESKVFDVSEWAICQGMTCRPNTHGPSFHVNMVAFDSTGLRSNSSTYSWGLDAKMAVEDGEFELWLQEALASGIFSETPKRRKSWPFKINQKGMKPWRRSP